The following proteins are encoded in a genomic region of Shinella zoogloeoides:
- a CDS encoding FAD:protein FMN transferase has product MLMTRRRLIAISAAFAALPAIARADGGTARLWTGQALGARASIRLDHPDGEAVAARVMAEIGRLEDILSLYRPESALSRLNREGRLAAPPFELLECLSLAGAVHHASGGRFDPTVQPLWALWAEAAAKGGRPDAKSLEGALRKTGWEKVELDAAAITLRPGTALTLNGIGQGYVADRVAALLEAEGLTDILIDTGEFRALGGQPQGGEWPLRLETGERVALRQRALATSAPLGTTFDQGGRDGHILDPETGMPARSQWRSVSISAPSAAIADALATAACLMPDREAVLAMIGRFDGARLEAGAMV; this is encoded by the coding sequence ATGCTGATGACCCGCCGCCGCCTCATTGCCATTTCCGCGGCCTTCGCCGCCCTGCCGGCCATCGCCCGCGCCGATGGAGGAACCGCGCGCCTGTGGACCGGGCAGGCGCTGGGCGCGCGCGCCTCGATCCGCCTCGACCACCCGGACGGCGAGGCCGTCGCCGCCCGCGTCATGGCCGAGATCGGCCGGCTGGAGGATATCCTCAGCCTCTACCGGCCGGAGAGCGCCCTGTCGCGGCTGAACCGCGAGGGCCGTCTCGCCGCCCCGCCCTTCGAGCTTCTGGAATGCCTGTCGCTGGCCGGCGCGGTGCACCATGCGAGCGGCGGGCGGTTCGATCCGACGGTGCAGCCGCTCTGGGCGCTCTGGGCCGAAGCGGCCGCGAAGGGCGGGCGGCCCGATGCGAAAAGCCTCGAAGGCGCGCTGCGGAAGACCGGCTGGGAGAAGGTGGAGCTCGATGCGGCGGCGATCACGCTGCGGCCCGGCACGGCGCTGACGCTGAACGGTATCGGCCAGGGCTATGTCGCCGACCGGGTGGCCGCGCTGCTGGAGGCCGAGGGCCTCACCGACATCCTGATCGACACGGGTGAATTCCGCGCCCTCGGCGGGCAGCCCCAGGGCGGGGAATGGCCGCTGCGGCTTGAAACGGGCGAGCGCGTGGCGCTGCGCCAGCGCGCACTCGCGACCTCCGCCCCGCTCGGCACGACCTTCGACCAGGGCGGTCGGGACGGCCATATCCTCGATCCCGAAACGGGCATGCCCGCGCGGTCGCAATGGCGGTCGGTCTCGATCTCCGCCCCCTCGGCGGCGATTGCCGACGCCCTGGCGACGGCCGCCTGCCTGATGCCCGACAGGGAGGCCGTCCTTGCCATGATCGGCCGCTTCGACGGCGCGCGGCTGGAAGCCGGGGCGATGGTCTAG
- a CDS encoding nitrous oxide reductase family maturation protein NosD, producing MRLPVLLFGLLLASPLAAAERAVAPGAGSLATAIAGAAPGDVLRLSDGAYPGPVTVDRPLTITGPRGAVVDGLGEGSVMTIAAPDVTLTGFTVTGSGRVNQDLDAGVKILKGADRAHIEKLLVTGNMHGIDVHGGRNATVSGNEIVGTDSARMNERGNGIYVWNSPGTLLENNVIRYGRDGIFSNASADSIYRGNVMRDLRFAVHFMYTRNTEVSGNVSIGNHLGFAIMFSDRAKVLNNLSLGDREHGLMLNYANNADVTGNLVRGGTRKCLFIYNAHKNLVWNNRFEGCGIGIHFTAGSEKNVLTGNAFVGNREQVRYVGTRNMEWSHEGRGNFWSDHPAFDLNGDGIADSFYRPNDLMDQILWSQPAASLLIGSPAVQLVRWSQRDFPATLPGGVRDSAPLMRPLTISVPPDILGYEAEAAGRWAEGSYDDTDPDNLPAH from the coding sequence ATGCGGCTGCCCGTCCTCCTGTTCGGCCTTCTGCTCGCCTCGCCGCTCGCCGCGGCGGAGCGCGCCGTCGCGCCGGGCGCGGGCAGCCTCGCGACGGCCATTGCCGGGGCGGCGCCCGGCGATGTGCTGCGGCTTTCCGACGGGGCCTATCCGGGCCCCGTCACCGTCGACAGGCCGCTTACCATTACCGGCCCGCGCGGGGCGGTGGTGGACGGGCTCGGCGAAGGCAGCGTCATGACCATCGCCGCGCCCGACGTGACCCTGACGGGCTTCACCGTCACTGGCTCGGGCCGCGTGAACCAGGACCTCGACGCCGGCGTGAAGATCCTCAAGGGCGCCGACCGCGCCCACATCGAAAAGCTGCTCGTCACCGGCAACATGCACGGCATCGACGTGCATGGCGGCCGCAACGCGACCGTTAGCGGCAACGAGATCGTCGGCACGGACAGCGCGCGCATGAACGAGCGCGGCAACGGCATCTATGTCTGGAACAGCCCCGGCACGCTCCTGGAGAACAACGTCATCCGCTACGGGCGCGACGGCATCTTCTCCAATGCCAGCGCCGACAGCATCTATCGCGGCAACGTGATGCGCGACCTGCGCTTCGCCGTGCATTTCATGTACACCCGCAACACCGAGGTTTCCGGCAACGTCTCCATCGGCAACCATCTCGGCTTCGCCATCATGTTCTCCGACAGGGCGAAGGTCCTCAACAATCTCAGCCTCGGCGACCGCGAGCACGGGCTGATGCTGAACTATGCCAACAATGCCGACGTCACGGGAAACCTGGTGCGCGGCGGCACGAGGAAGTGCCTCTTCATCTACAACGCCCACAAGAACCTCGTCTGGAACAACCGCTTCGAGGGCTGCGGCATCGGCATCCATTTCACCGCCGGCTCGGAGAAGAACGTGCTGACCGGCAACGCCTTCGTCGGCAACCGCGAGCAGGTGAGATATGTCGGCACGCGCAACATGGAATGGAGCCATGAGGGCAGAGGCAATTTCTGGTCCGACCACCCGGCCTTCGACCTCAACGGCGACGGCATCGCCGACAGTTTCTACCGGCCCAACGACCTGATGGACCAGATTCTCTGGTCGCAGCCGGCGGCAAGCCTCCTCATCGGATCGCCCGCCGTGCAGCTCGTGCGCTGGAGCCAGCGGGACTTTCCCGCGACGCTGCCCGGCGGCGTGCGCGACAGCGCGCCGCTGATGCGGCCCCTCACAATATCCGTCCCGCCCGACATTCTCGGCTACGAGGCCGAGGCCGCCGGCCGCTGGGCCGAAGGAAGTTACGATGACACCGACCCTGACAATCTCCCGGCTCACTAA
- a CDS encoding metal-dependent hydrolase family protein → MLFRLGQRYRHLTHDGDCACHSPLARDLFSRIDAGLSRRSVLKAIAASLAAPALGGAAFAQAPARAVRLTNVRIFDGENATLAEGRDVLVEGRLIKALVAAGETVADADAIDCGGRTLMPGMIDAHWHSILAGISQLTAMTADIPYVHLLAAEEAERTVLRGFTTVRDVGGPSFALKRAIDEGHVAGPRIYPSGAMISQTSGHGDFRMRTDLPRTAQSDLSVAERAGISAIADGEAEVLRRVREQLMLGASQIKIMGGGGVASAYDPIDALQYSEAEMKAAVSAAADWGTYVCVHTYTSAGVQRALACGVKSIEHGQLADEETVRRMADAGARWSIQPFLADEDSNTYPSPEQRMQQQAIAEGTGRAVELGRKHKVRMALGTDILFSPRGTATQGKQLAKFARWYEPADVLRLLTSGNAELAGLSGARNPYPGKLGRIEAGAYADILVVDGNPLEDIALIADPERTMKLIMKDGRIHKNTLSA, encoded by the coding sequence TTGTTGTTTCGTCTTGGCCAGAGATACCGGCATCTCACGCATGACGGGGATTGCGCGTGCCACAGCCCGCTCGCCCGGGATCTGTTCTCCCGCATCGATGCGGGCCTTTCCCGCCGCTCGGTCCTCAAGGCCATCGCGGCGAGCCTCGCCGCCCCCGCCCTTGGCGGCGCGGCCTTCGCGCAGGCGCCCGCAAGGGCCGTTCGGCTCACGAATGTCCGGATCTTCGACGGGGAGAACGCCACGCTTGCCGAGGGCCGGGACGTGCTGGTCGAGGGCCGGCTCATCAAGGCGCTGGTGGCGGCCGGGGAGACGGTCGCCGATGCCGATGCCATCGACTGCGGCGGGCGCACACTGATGCCCGGCATGATCGACGCCCACTGGCATTCGATCCTCGCCGGCATTTCCCAGCTCACGGCGATGACCGCCGATATCCCCTATGTCCACCTGCTCGCCGCCGAGGAAGCCGAGCGCACCGTGCTGCGCGGCTTCACGACGGTGCGCGATGTCGGCGGCCCTTCCTTCGCGCTGAAGCGCGCCATCGACGAGGGGCATGTCGCGGGGCCGCGCATCTATCCGTCCGGCGCCATGATCTCGCAGACCTCGGGACACGGCGACTTCCGCATGCGCACCGACCTGCCCCGCACCGCGCAGAGCGACCTCAGCGTCGCCGAACGGGCCGGCATATCGGCCATCGCGGATGGCGAGGCGGAAGTGCTGCGCCGGGTGCGCGAACAGCTCATGCTGGGCGCCAGCCAGATCAAGATCATGGGCGGCGGCGGTGTCGCCTCGGCCTACGACCCGATCGACGCGCTGCAATATTCCGAGGCGGAGATGAAGGCCGCGGTCTCCGCCGCCGCCGACTGGGGAACCTATGTCTGCGTCCACACCTATACGTCGGCCGGCGTGCAGCGCGCCCTTGCCTGCGGCGTGAAATCCATCGAGCACGGCCAGCTTGCCGACGAGGAGACCGTGCGGCGCATGGCGGATGCGGGCGCGCGGTGGAGCATCCAGCCCTTCCTCGCCGACGAGGATTCCAACACCTATCCGTCGCCGGAACAGCGCATGCAGCAGCAGGCCATCGCCGAGGGCACCGGCCGGGCGGTCGAGCTCGGGCGCAAGCACAAGGTCCGCATGGCGCTCGGCACGGATATCCTGTTCAGCCCCAGGGGCACGGCGACGCAGGGCAAGCAGCTCGCGAAGTTCGCCCGATGGTACGAGCCCGCGGATGTCCTGCGTCTCCTGACCAGCGGCAATGCGGAGCTTGCCGGCCTTTCGGGGGCACGCAATCCCTATCCGGGCAAGCTCGGGCGCATCGAGGCCGGCGCCTATGCGGACATTCTCGTCGTCGACGGCAATCCGCTGGAGGATATCGCCCTGATCGCCGATCCGGAACGCACGATGAAGCTCATCATGAAGGATGGCCGCATTCACAAGAACACGCTTTCGGCCTGA
- a CDS encoding globin-coupled sensor protein produces the protein MSAQDAKTQQLNERLQFVEFDAGQRAALKRALPTISASLDGALDIFYGKARATPETARFFSNEAHIQSAKGRQIKHWEVIGSAKFDAHYVDAVTTIGKTHARLGLEPRWYIGGYALILEAIVESVVRKHLEGFLYRRKADALSEEITAIVKAALVDMDYAISVYLDALQEEREKSEAARQALNAEQEEALGAIDTSLNRLAGGDLTAAIATPLAPQFERLRSNFNAAIEKLDDTLGAIVTAADDAAGNSGELVHATDDMAKRTEQQAASLEETAAAVEEITTISREAAQRAEEARRVVGSATEEARRSGAIVEQAVSAMGAIQESSGKITQIIGVIDQISFQTNLLALNAGVEAARAGEAGKGFAVVAQEVRELAQKSAEAAKEIKALIDKSFEDVQLGVSLVHKTGEALHHIGEQVVNINGHIDAIASSAREQSAGIAEINTAVGSMDQMTQQNAAMVEQTNAATHNLMQISTTLKGLVDSFTVSAERSQRAARAAQRRYG, from the coding sequence ATGTCGGCGCAGGATGCCAAGACCCAGCAACTGAACGAGCGCCTCCAGTTCGTCGAGTTCGACGCCGGCCAGCGCGCGGCGCTGAAGCGGGCGCTGCCCACCATCTCCGCCTCGCTCGACGGCGCGCTGGACATCTTCTACGGCAAGGCCCGCGCCACGCCAGAGACTGCCCGGTTCTTTTCCAACGAGGCGCATATCCAGAGCGCCAAGGGCCGGCAGATCAAGCATTGGGAAGTGATCGGCTCGGCGAAGTTCGATGCGCACTATGTCGATGCTGTCACCACGATCGGCAAGACCCATGCCCGCCTCGGCCTGGAGCCGCGCTGGTATATCGGCGGCTATGCGCTGATCCTGGAAGCCATCGTCGAAAGCGTCGTCCGCAAGCATCTCGAAGGCTTCCTCTACCGCAGGAAGGCCGATGCGCTGAGCGAGGAGATCACCGCTATCGTCAAGGCCGCGCTGGTCGACATGGACTATGCGATCTCGGTCTATCTCGACGCCCTCCAGGAGGAGCGCGAGAAATCCGAGGCCGCGCGCCAGGCGCTGAACGCCGAGCAGGAAGAGGCGCTCGGCGCGATCGACACCTCGCTCAACCGCCTTGCCGGCGGCGACCTCACCGCCGCGATCGCCACGCCGCTCGCCCCGCAGTTCGAGCGCCTGCGCTCCAATTTCAACGCGGCGATCGAGAAGCTGGACGACACGCTCGGCGCCATCGTGACGGCGGCGGACGATGCGGCCGGCAATTCCGGCGAGCTGGTCCATGCCACCGACGACATGGCCAAGCGCACCGAGCAGCAGGCGGCCTCGCTGGAAGAGACCGCCGCCGCCGTCGAGGAGATCACCACCATTTCCCGCGAGGCCGCGCAGCGCGCCGAGGAAGCCCGCCGCGTCGTCGGCAGCGCGACGGAGGAGGCCAGGCGCTCCGGCGCCATCGTCGAGCAGGCGGTTTCCGCCATGGGCGCCATCCAGGAATCCTCCGGCAAGATCACCCAGATCATCGGTGTCATCGACCAGATCTCCTTCCAGACCAACCTGCTTGCCCTCAATGCCGGCGTCGAGGCGGCACGGGCGGGCGAGGCCGGCAAGGGATTTGCGGTCGTGGCGCAGGAAGTGCGCGAACTGGCGCAGAAATCCGCCGAGGCCGCCAAGGAGATCAAGGCGCTGATCGACAAGTCCTTCGAGGACGTGCAGCTCGGCGTGTCGCTGGTGCACAAGACGGGCGAGGCGCTGCATCACATCGGCGAGCAGGTCGTCAATATCAACGGCCATATCGACGCCATCGCCAGCTCCGCCCGCGAACAGTCGGCCGGCATCGCCGAGATCAACACGGCCGTCGGCAGCATGGACCAGATGACCCAGCAGAACGCCGCGATGGTCGAGCAGACCAACGCCGCCACGCACAATCTCATGCAGATCAGCACGACGCTGAAGGGACTGGTGGACAGCTTCACGGTCTCGGCCGAGCGCAGCCAGCGGGCGGCAAGGGCGGCGCAGCGGCGATACGGCTGA
- a CDS encoding ABC transporter ATP-binding protein: MTPTLTISRLTKRFGDVEALKAVSLTLEAGRRAALLGHNGAGKSTMMKIILGLIPYDGGEVSVCGSAPGSSSARAAVAYLPENVAFHPALTGEEQLRYYLSLRGESPRQVMELLSRVGLGHAARRRIGTYSKGMRQRVGLAQTLIGKPRLLVLDEPTSGLDPVSRRDFYDLLDGLSAEGTAILLSSHVLTEVEARTDRILILSGGALVAEGTLADLRTRAALPVALLVRPAPGRAPALVSAFPRPPPAATACCAFPARRRRSCRCSPAYRRSAARSPIST; this comes from the coding sequence ATGACACCGACCCTGACAATCTCCCGGCTCACTAAGCGCTTCGGCGACGTCGAGGCGCTGAAGGCCGTTTCGCTGACGCTGGAGGCAGGCAGGCGCGCGGCGCTGCTTGGCCATAACGGGGCGGGCAAGTCGACGATGATGAAGATCATCCTCGGCCTCATTCCCTATGACGGCGGCGAGGTCTCGGTCTGCGGCTCTGCGCCCGGCTCATCCTCCGCGCGGGCCGCAGTCGCCTACCTGCCCGAGAACGTCGCCTTCCATCCGGCGCTGACGGGCGAGGAGCAGCTTCGCTACTATCTTTCGCTGCGCGGCGAGAGCCCGCGACAGGTGATGGAGCTTCTGTCGCGCGTCGGCCTCGGCCATGCCGCGCGGCGGCGCATCGGCACCTATTCCAAGGGCATGCGCCAGCGCGTCGGCCTCGCCCAGACGCTGATCGGCAAGCCGCGCCTGCTCGTCCTCGACGAGCCGACCTCCGGCCTCGACCCCGTCTCGCGCCGCGACTTCTACGACCTGCTCGACGGCCTTTCCGCCGAGGGCACGGCGATCCTGCTCTCCTCGCATGTGCTGACCGAGGTGGAGGCGCGCACCGACCGCATCCTCATCCTTTCCGGCGGGGCGCTGGTGGCGGAAGGCACGCTTGCCGACCTGCGCACCCGTGCCGCGCTGCCCGTCGCCCTGCTGGTGCGGCCCGCGCCCGGCCGCGCGCCGGCGCTTGTCTCGGCTTTCCCGAGGCCTCCGCCGGCGGCGACGGCCTGCTGCGCCTTTCCTGCGCGCAGGCGGAGAAGCTGCCGCTGCTCGCCCGCATATCGGCGCTCGGCGGCGAGGTCGCCGATCTCGACGTGA
- a CDS encoding ABC transporter permease gives MNRILATAVSEFRIAFRNRWVSIATGMMVLFALVLAAAGAAPTGDVGVDRLSVTVASLTSLAVYLVPLLALLMSFDAVAGEVERGTLPLLLTYPVSRLEILLGKLLAHLAILALAVTLGYGAAALVAVWSDPGAVAGLASLWRLVWTSVALGATFLGAGYALSALARRPSGAAGLAIALWLAAVVLYDLALLALIVTDSGGAFTTHALPVALLANPADAFRVFNLSAAEAVAAAGGIGGAARAIPLWQSAASLLVWPLAAIALAVAAFRKVTP, from the coding sequence ATGAACCGCATCCTCGCCACGGCGGTCTCGGAATTCCGCATCGCCTTCCGCAATCGCTGGGTCTCCATCGCAACGGGCATGATGGTGCTGTTCGCGCTGGTGCTCGCCGCCGCCGGCGCCGCGCCGACCGGCGATGTCGGCGTCGACCGGCTGTCGGTGACGGTCGCCTCGCTCACCTCGCTCGCCGTCTATCTGGTGCCGCTGCTGGCGCTCCTCATGAGCTTCGACGCGGTGGCGGGCGAGGTGGAGCGCGGCACGCTGCCGCTGCTTCTCACCTATCCCGTCTCGCGCCTTGAGATCCTGCTCGGCAAGCTCCTGGCGCATCTGGCGATCCTCGCGCTCGCGGTCACGCTCGGCTATGGCGCGGCGGCGCTGGTCGCCGTCTGGTCGGATCCCGGCGCGGTGGCGGGCCTCGCCTCGCTCTGGCGGCTGGTCTGGACGTCCGTCGCGCTCGGCGCGACCTTCCTCGGCGCGGGCTATGCGCTCTCGGCCCTGGCGCGCCGGCCGTCGGGGGCGGCGGGCCTTGCCATCGCGCTCTGGCTGGCGGCCGTGGTGCTTTACGACCTTGCCCTTCTGGCGCTGATCGTCACGGACAGCGGCGGGGCCTTCACCACCCATGCGCTGCCCGTCGCGCTGCTCGCCAATCCCGCCGACGCCTTCCGCGTCTTCAACCTCTCAGCGGCCGAGGCCGTCGCCGCGGCCGGCGGCATCGGCGGGGCGGCGCGGGCGATCCCGCTCTGGCAGTCGGCCGCCTCGCTCCTCGTCTGGCCGCTCGCGGCCATCGCGCTCGCGGTCGCAGCCTTCCGAAAGGTGACGCCATGA
- a CDS encoding nitrous oxide reductase accessory protein NosL: MKNRLRPAMLLAALLLLSACKEDVAQAIVPQEMTPETLGHYCQMNLLEHPGPKAQVFLEGNAAPLFFSQVRDAIAYARGPEQVAPIVAVYVNDMGAAGATWDVPGKGNWIAADKAFYVVGSARQGGMGAPETVPFSSRERAAAFALAEGGRVLALADVTDAMVLTPVETGGRPDPDDADYRDRLNALTPSTGG, from the coding sequence ATGAAGAACCGTCTCCGCCCCGCCATGCTCCTGGCGGCGCTCCTGCTTCTTTCCGCCTGCAAGGAGGATGTCGCCCAGGCCATCGTGCCGCAGGAAATGACGCCCGAGACGCTCGGCCATTACTGCCAGATGAATCTTCTGGAGCATCCCGGCCCCAAGGCGCAGGTCTTCCTCGAAGGCAATGCCGCCCCGCTCTTCTTCAGCCAGGTGCGCGACGCCATCGCCTATGCCCGCGGTCCCGAGCAGGTCGCGCCCATCGTCGCGGTCTATGTCAACGACATGGGCGCGGCGGGGGCGACCTGGGACGTGCCCGGCAAGGGCAACTGGATCGCCGCCGACAAGGCCTTCTATGTCGTCGGCTCGGCCCGGCAGGGCGGCATGGGCGCGCCGGAGACCGTGCCCTTTTCCAGCCGTGAGCGCGCCGCCGCCTTCGCGCTCGCGGAGGGCGGCCGGGTGCTCGCCCTTGCCGACGTGACCGACGCCATGGTGCTGACGCCGGTGGAGACCGGCGGCCGGCCCGATCCCGACGACGCCGACTATCGCGACCGCCTGAACGCCCTTACCCCGTCCACTGGAGGCTGA